One region of Miscanthus floridulus cultivar M001 chromosome 19, ASM1932011v1, whole genome shotgun sequence genomic DNA includes:
- the LOC136525983 gene encoding uncharacterized protein: protein MSVATYGPVSDLKYLNWSKHPITFSKANQWSDILYLGCFPLILDPIIKDVHFQKVLIDGASTLNILFAGSLEELGLKKEDLTPMDSSFWGIIPRKASLPLGHIILSVKFGTAKHFYVDYINFLVTDFNTAYHAIVGRLVLAKFMVVLHYMYLVLKMPIEQGVLSLLANLDVAYNYEKESFALVEVIPLEDLEIPTLEATRASTKSREFKEVVLVPGDQSKTARIGANLDPEDALVSFLREHVDVFAWKPMDMLGVLRELIKHSLNVSATAKPIKQKLRRFTIDKKEAIRVEITRLLATGFIKEVYHLDWLANPVLIALKEED, encoded by the exons ATGTCAGTCGCTACATATGGCCCTGTCTCTGATCTGAAGTATCTCAACTGGTCGAAGCACCCGATCACCTTCTCCAAGGCCAATCAGTGGTCGGACATCCTATACCTAGGGTGTTTTCCACTCATCCTAGATCCCATAATCAAGGACGTGCACTTTCAGAAGGTCCTCATTGATGGAGCGAGCACCCTCAACATCCTATTTGCTGGATCGCTGGAGGAGCTAGGCCTCAAGAAGGAAGACCTCACCCCCATGGACTCTTCGTTCTGGGGAATCATTCCTAGGAAGGCGTCCCTCCCCTTGGGACATATTATACTATCGGTCAAGTTTGGCACCGCGAAGCACTTCTATgtcgactacatcaacttcctTGTCACCGACTTTAACACGGCGTACCACGCCATTGTTGGCCGACTAGttcttgccaagttcatggttgtgttgcACTATAtgtatctagtgttgaagatgccgaTAGAGCAGGGGGTCCTCTCCCTGCTTGCCAACCTCGACGTCGCCTACAACTATGAGAAGGAAAGCTTTGCGCTCGTCGAG GTGATCCCTCTGGAGGATCTAGAGATACCTACCTTGGAGGCCACCCGAGCTTCCACCAAGTCTAGGGAGTTCAAGGAAGTGGTCCTCGTCCCCGGCGACCAGTCCAAGACTGCTCGGATCGGGGCCAACCTTGATCCGGAAGACGCGCTTGTCAGCTTCCTACGGGAGCATgttgatgtgttcgcatggaaacccatgGACATGCTCGGCGTGCTAAGGGAGctgatcaagcactccttaaatgtctcggcgactgccaagcccatcaagcagaagcttcgaCGATTCACAatagacaaaaaggaggctattagggtagagatAACCCGGCTCTTAGCCACCGGTTTTATAAAAGAGGTGTACCATCTGGACTGGCTTGCCAACCCAGTTCTg atcgcgctgaaggaagaagactag